One window from the genome of Streptomyces sp. WZ-12 encodes:
- a CDS encoding MDR family MFS transporter — protein sequence MTFSETQQQGAAGDAPARLTHRQITTVMSGLALSMFLGALDQTVVASALRTIADDLHGLTAQAWVTTAYLITGTLATPLYGKLSDIHGRRPVYLVAIGLFTVGSLLCGAAGSIYELAAFRAVQGLGGGGLISLAMTIVADITTPRERGRYQGYFMAVFGGASIVGPLVGGAFADRASIFGVDGWRWIFLINVPLAAAAAVALVRVLRFPHRRVRHRLDYLGALTLAVGLVPLLTVAEQGRAWGWGSPQALLAYAIGAVGLTAFVVVERRMGEAALLPQRLFRIRTFRIGVGLNFVFGIGMFGAMTTLPLYLQLIRGMSPMGAGLATLPTVAANLVVTLLVGRLVARTGRFKLPLVAGFASLAAALLVFATLRVDSPLWHAMVGMALMGAGLGAAMQNLTALSQSEIPRTEMGSATATINFFRSNGGTVGTAAFLSLLFATAAGQITDRLATAGHDAGFRHLLSQPGNAHALVGVLRPGGGVNLEDSAFLHTLDPGAALPFLEGYVASMRIVFLAGAAVTLAAFLLALWRVPNSTLSDE from the coding sequence GTGACCTTCTCCGAGACCCAACAACAGGGCGCGGCCGGGGACGCGCCCGCGCGGCTCACCCACCGGCAGATCACCACCGTCATGTCCGGGCTGGCCCTCAGCATGTTCCTGGGGGCACTGGACCAGACGGTGGTCGCCTCCGCGCTCCGGACCATCGCCGACGACCTGCACGGACTGACCGCTCAGGCATGGGTGACCACCGCCTACCTCATCACCGGCACCCTCGCCACCCCGCTGTACGGCAAGCTCTCCGACATCCACGGCCGCCGGCCCGTCTACCTCGTCGCGATCGGCCTGTTCACGGTCGGCTCGCTGCTGTGCGGGGCCGCCGGATCGATCTACGAACTCGCCGCGTTCCGCGCCGTGCAGGGACTCGGCGGCGGTGGCTTGATATCCCTGGCGATGACCATCGTCGCCGACATCACCACCCCGCGCGAACGCGGCCGCTACCAGGGCTACTTCATGGCGGTGTTCGGCGGCGCCAGCATCGTCGGCCCGCTGGTGGGCGGCGCGTTCGCGGACCGGGCCAGCATCTTCGGCGTCGACGGCTGGCGCTGGATCTTCCTGATCAACGTGCCGCTCGCCGCCGCGGCGGCCGTGGCCCTGGTCCGCGTGCTGCGCTTCCCGCACCGGAGGGTGCGGCACCGGCTCGACTACCTCGGCGCGCTCACCCTGGCCGTCGGGCTGGTGCCGCTGCTGACCGTCGCCGAGCAGGGTCGTGCCTGGGGTTGGGGCTCCCCCCAGGCACTGTTGGCCTATGCGATCGGCGCGGTGGGCCTGACCGCGTTCGTCGTGGTGGAGCGGCGGATGGGCGAGGCCGCGCTGCTGCCGCAACGGCTGTTCCGGATCCGCACCTTTCGCATCGGCGTCGGGCTGAACTTCGTCTTCGGCATTGGCATGTTCGGCGCGATGACGACCCTGCCGCTCTACCTCCAACTCATCCGCGGCATGAGCCCGATGGGCGCCGGCCTGGCCACCCTGCCCACCGTCGCCGCGAACCTCGTCGTCACGCTGTTGGTGGGCCGACTGGTCGCCCGCACCGGCCGCTTCAAGCTCCCGCTCGTGGCCGGCTTCGCCTCGTTGGCCGCCGCGTTGCTGGTCTTCGCCACGCTCCGGGTGGACAGCCCGCTGTGGCACGCGATGGTCGGCATGGCCCTGATGGGCGCGGGGCTCGGCGCGGCGATGCAGAACCTCACCGCCCTCTCGCAGTCCGAGATACCCCGCACGGAGATGGGCTCGGCCACGGCGACGATCAACTTCTTCCGTTCCAACGGCGGCACGGTCGGCACCGCCGCCTTCCTGTCACTGCTGTTCGCCACGGCCGCCGGCCAGATCACCGACCGACTGGCCACGGCCGGCCACGACGCGGGCTTCCGCCACCTGCTGTCCCAACCCGGCAACGCGCACGCCCTGGTGGGCGTCCTGCGCCCCGGCGGTGGCGTCAACCTGGAGGACTCCGCGTTCCTGCACACCCTCGACCCCGGCGCGGCGCTGCCCTTCCTGGAGGGATACGTCGCCTCGATGCGCATCGTCTTCCTCGCCGGCGCCGCGGTGACCCTGGCCGCCTTCCTGCTCGCGCTCTGGCGGGTGCCGAACTCCACGCTCTCCGACGAGTAG
- a CDS encoding glycosyltransferase — MRVLCTTHGSPSHGRAQLPLLRALAKAGHEVQVVTNDDLVHVFAADDVQVTPALPEFDPTSRLGPYIAEIQQIDDMNERMAELSRLMQRTLAGPSIKPTLDILLPLARDFRPDVILRDGMDMAAVLTAEVLGVPQLPTPSGFSNMMDPAQVLPELNNRRAELGLAVHEDPLSIVPHGRVDYVPSAFSFAQHLPKSWAYRQTVDVERRTVLPEWAAELPTDRPLVYAAIGTALPMLHHRKSDQPAAPLPMEFPDPTESLGAILGAVAELDDCTVVVSTSGIPVDTEGVPAHVRVVERVPQPLLLESVDLFVTHGGFNSIREAMRTGTPLAVLPHFGDQHGNADRVEALGLGRHVTDRSAAGIAAACRELLADPAPRARARAAQLAMLTLPEIEHAVSDLEGIAG, encoded by the coding sequence ATGCGAGTCCTGTGCACCACCCACGGCAGTCCCTCCCACGGGCGGGCCCAACTCCCCCTGCTGCGCGCCCTCGCCAAGGCCGGGCACGAGGTGCAGGTGGTCACCAACGACGACCTCGTCCACGTCTTCGCCGCCGACGACGTCCAGGTGACCCCCGCGCTACCGGAGTTCGACCCGACCTCCAGGCTGGGGCCGTACATCGCCGAGATCCAGCAGATCGACGACATGAACGAGCGGATGGCGGAGCTCAGCCGGCTGATGCAGCGGACCCTGGCCGGGCCGAGCATCAAGCCGACCCTGGACATCCTGCTGCCCCTGGCCCGTGACTTCCGCCCCGATGTGATCCTGCGCGACGGCATGGACATGGCCGCGGTGCTCACCGCCGAAGTGCTGGGCGTACCGCAGCTTCCCACGCCCTCCGGGTTCAGCAACATGATGGACCCCGCCCAGGTGCTCCCCGAGCTCAACAACCGGCGTGCGGAGCTCGGCCTGGCCGTGCACGAGGACCCGCTGTCGATCGTCCCGCACGGCCGCGTCGACTACGTGCCCTCCGCCTTCTCCTTCGCCCAGCACCTGCCCAAGTCGTGGGCCTACCGGCAGACCGTGGACGTCGAGCGCCGCACGGTGCTGCCCGAGTGGGCGGCCGAACTGCCCACGGACCGGCCCCTGGTGTACGCCGCGATAGGCACCGCCCTGCCGATGCTGCACCACCGCAAGTCCGACCAGCCCGCCGCGCCGCTGCCGATGGAGTTCCCGGACCCCACCGAGAGCCTGGGCGCGATTCTCGGGGCGGTGGCGGAGCTGGACGACTGCACCGTGGTCGTCTCGACGTCCGGGATCCCGGTCGACACCGAGGGCGTACCGGCCCACGTCCGCGTCGTCGAGCGGGTGCCGCAGCCGCTGCTGCTGGAGTCCGTCGACCTCTTCGTCACCCACGGCGGCTTCAACAGCATCCGCGAGGCGATGCGTACCGGCACGCCGCTCGCGGTGCTGCCGCACTTCGGCGACCAGCACGGCAACGCGGACCGGGTGGAGGCGCTGGGCCTGGGCCGCCACGTCACCGACCGCAGCGCGGCCGGCATCGCCGCCGCCTGCCGGGAGCTCCTCGCCGACCCGGCACCGCGGGCGCGGGCCCGGGCGGCCCAGTTGGCGATGTTGACGCTGCCGGAGATCGAGCACGCCGTGAGCGACCTCGAAGGGATCGCCGGCTGA
- a CDS encoding UDP-glucose dehydrogenase family protein, with translation MIGTGYVGLTTGACLASLGHHVVCADADLHKVARLREATVDILEPDLPEVVQDGLNAGRLEFTGDTAAAVTGAEVVFLCLPTPMGAGGAADLAAVEAVADQIREVLPSGCVVVNKSTVPVGTSERVAALLGRADVAVVSNPEFLREGRAVHDFQHPDRIVIGAADPDAGRRVADLYADLDAPLVLTDPASAELTKYAANFFLAMKLSFANNLATVCERFGADIDDVTEGIGRDPRIGSAFLRPGPGWGGSCLPKDTHALLTACDQAGVDFPLLSATIETNVSHQRQLVERLAAACGRADGSLHGVRLTLYGLTFKAGTSDLRDSPALAVARLLRERGAELTAYDPALREEQPDLSDLVDLVDDPVRAAEGAAACVVLTEWPELRELDWATIGARMSGHEVHDFRNLLDADRLARAGLSWQGLGRAAAPARVA, from the coding sequence GTGATCGGAACCGGTTACGTCGGATTGACCACCGGTGCCTGCCTCGCCTCCCTCGGCCACCACGTGGTGTGCGCCGACGCCGACCTGCACAAGGTCGCGCGGCTGCGCGAGGCCACGGTGGACATCCTGGAACCGGACCTGCCCGAGGTCGTTCAAGACGGCCTGAACGCCGGCCGGTTGGAATTCACCGGGGACACCGCGGCCGCCGTGACCGGGGCCGAGGTGGTGTTCCTGTGCCTGCCCACGCCCATGGGTGCGGGCGGGGCGGCCGACCTCGCCGCCGTGGAGGCCGTCGCCGACCAGATCCGCGAGGTGCTGCCGTCCGGCTGCGTCGTGGTCAACAAGTCGACCGTGCCGGTCGGTACGAGCGAGCGGGTCGCCGCGCTGCTCGGCCGGGCGGACGTGGCCGTGGTGAGCAACCCCGAGTTCCTGCGCGAGGGGCGCGCCGTCCACGACTTCCAGCATCCCGACCGCATCGTGATCGGCGCCGCAGACCCGGACGCCGGCCGGCGCGTGGCCGATCTGTACGCAGACCTGGACGCGCCGCTGGTGCTCACCGACCCCGCCAGCGCCGAACTGACCAAGTACGCGGCGAACTTCTTCCTCGCGATGAAACTGTCCTTCGCCAACAACCTGGCCACCGTCTGCGAGCGCTTCGGTGCCGACATCGACGACGTCACCGAGGGCATCGGGCGCGACCCGCGGATCGGCTCCGCGTTCCTGCGGCCGGGGCCCGGCTGGGGCGGCTCCTGCCTGCCCAAGGACACCCACGCCCTGCTGACCGCGTGCGACCAGGCCGGCGTCGACTTCCCGCTGTTGAGCGCCACCATCGAGACCAACGTCAGCCACCAGCGCCAGCTCGTCGAGCGCCTCGCCGCCGCCTGCGGCCGCGCCGACGGTTCACTGCACGGCGTGCGGCTGACCCTGTACGGCCTGACCTTCAAGGCCGGCACCTCCGACCTGCGCGACTCGCCCGCGCTCGCCGTCGCCCGGCTGCTGCGCGAGCGCGGCGCCGAACTCACCGCGTACGACCCGGCGTTGCGCGAGGAGCAGCCCGACCTGAGCGATCTGGTCGACCTCGTCGACGACCCGGTGCGAGCCGCGGAGGGGGCCGCGGCCTGCGTGGTCCTCACCGAGTGGCCGGAGCTGCGCGAGCTGGACTGGGCGACGATCGGCGCCCGCATGTCCGGCCACGAGGTCCATGACTTCCGCAACCTGCTGGACGCCGACCGGCTCGCGCGGGCCGGGCTGAGCTGGCAGGGGCTCGGACGCGCGGCGGCACCGGCGCGGGTGGCCTGA
- a CDS encoding TetR/AcrR family transcriptional regulator translates to MTGVQNGEASKEVVRRRSASATRTALRAAASFRFGKYGYEGTSVRDIAGDVGVDAALVYRYFGSKEALFNDVACTGKMFEPLLQEPVETIPDWFCAMLLGQPKEGDFPHPVLSVLRSSGRDEAVGRLRADLTEVFSKRLAARLGGADADLRAELLSAWMLGTSLMRTEIRSPALASVPDATLERYLRAGIEVLMDPAPECDEHGSADTEGADRDLALHCPDNCPIRRG, encoded by the coding sequence GTGACGGGAGTGCAGAACGGCGAGGCGTCGAAGGAAGTGGTCCGTAGGCGCTCGGCCTCGGCCACGCGTACCGCGCTCAGGGCCGCCGCGTCCTTCCGCTTCGGCAAGTACGGCTACGAGGGCACCAGCGTGCGGGACATCGCCGGCGACGTGGGCGTGGACGCCGCCCTCGTCTACCGCTACTTCGGCTCGAAGGAGGCGCTGTTCAACGACGTGGCGTGCACCGGCAAGATGTTTGAGCCGCTGCTCCAGGAGCCGGTCGAAACGATCCCCGACTGGTTCTGTGCGATGTTGCTGGGGCAGCCGAAGGAGGGCGACTTCCCGCACCCGGTGCTGTCCGTGCTGCGGTCCTCGGGGCGCGACGAGGCGGTGGGGCGGCTGCGCGCCGATCTGACCGAGGTGTTCTCCAAGCGACTGGCCGCCCGCCTCGGCGGCGCCGACGCCGATCTGCGCGCGGAACTCCTGTCGGCCTGGATGCTCGGCACCAGCCTGATGCGCACGGAGATCCGCTCCCCCGCCCTGGCCTCGGTGCCGGACGCCACGCTGGAGCGGTATCTCCGGGCCGGCATCGAGGTCTTGATGGATCCGGCCCCGGAGTGCGACGAGCACGGATCGGCCGACACCGAGGGCGCCGACCGCGACCTCGCCCTCCACTGCCCCGACAACTGCCCGATCCGCCGGGGCTGA
- a CDS encoding TIGR03086 family metal-binding protein, translating into MHVDDGVSWNIGEIARRTGLSVKLIRHWSDVGVVPPAGRTAAGYRVYDSASLARLELARTLRDLGLGLAQIREVLDREHSLTEVAAAHVDALEAQIRALRRQQAVLRSVTRRTTTAEGLAVMTRAARLSAAERRTLIEEFVTETLRDLDVPTYRRGLLAATPDLPDNPTDAQVDAWIELGELVADPDLRAGMRRMARYAAEHAPGEHDERTLSDARQLADDWTRRVNTAIRDGIAPDSPAADPVVADIVTAWIPTQAGTRHNVHGDDASARRVLWEQLETVSDPKVERYWQLMCVINGWPARPGMAAPGDWLRTALRANPAPGARAEELGTLYDAGADAWRPAGVLDACERTLGAVAELVRAVGPDQLDLPTPCADWDVRALLAHLVWENLMWAGLADGAPRSDAGADHLGEDHLAAFQAAAHSALAAFRRPGMLDQRYGPAPGRRLVEQLVIEMLVHGWDLAAAVGRPRDLVPDLARAALPVVREVCDGLPRTAGGSFAPSRPVADGAPALDHLAGHLGRDVSRW; encoded by the coding sequence ATGCACGTCGACGACGGGGTGTCGTGGAACATCGGGGAGATCGCGCGGAGGACCGGACTGTCGGTGAAGCTCATCCGGCACTGGTCCGACGTGGGGGTGGTGCCGCCCGCCGGGCGGACCGCCGCCGGGTACCGCGTCTACGACTCCGCGTCGCTGGCCCGCCTGGAACTGGCCCGGACCCTACGGGATCTCGGACTGGGACTGGCGCAGATCCGCGAGGTCCTCGACCGCGAGCACAGCCTGACGGAGGTGGCCGCGGCCCATGTCGACGCGCTGGAAGCGCAGATCCGCGCGCTGCGCAGGCAGCAGGCGGTGCTGCGCTCCGTCACCCGCCGAACCACCACCGCCGAAGGACTCGCCGTCATGACCCGAGCCGCCCGCCTGTCCGCCGCCGAACGCCGCACGCTCATCGAGGAGTTCGTGACCGAAACGCTCAGGGACCTGGACGTACCGACCTACCGCCGCGGGCTGCTGGCCGCCACCCCGGACCTGCCCGACAACCCCACCGACGCCCAGGTCGATGCCTGGATCGAACTCGGCGAACTGGTCGCGGATCCGGACCTGCGGGCCGGAATGCGGCGCATGGCCCGCTACGCCGCCGAGCACGCCCCGGGCGAGCACGACGAACGCACGTTGAGCGACGCCCGGCAGCTCGCCGATGACTGGACGCGGCGGGTGAACACCGCGATACGGGACGGGATCGCGCCGGACTCGCCCGCCGCCGACCCGGTGGTCGCCGACATCGTCACCGCCTGGATCCCCACCCAGGCAGGCACCCGCCACAACGTGCACGGCGACGACGCATCCGCCCGTCGGGTGTTGTGGGAGCAGTTGGAGACCGTCTCGGATCCCAAGGTCGAGCGGTACTGGCAGTTGATGTGCGTCATCAACGGCTGGCCGGCCCGACCGGGGATGGCGGCGCCCGGCGACTGGCTGAGGACCGCGCTGCGCGCCAACCCCGCGCCCGGCGCCCGGGCCGAGGAGCTCGGCACCCTGTACGACGCCGGTGCCGATGCCTGGCGCCCTGCCGGCGTGCTCGACGCGTGCGAACGGACGTTGGGTGCCGTGGCGGAGCTCGTCCGCGCGGTCGGTCCGGACCAGTTGGACCTGCCGACGCCCTGTGCGGACTGGGACGTGCGCGCCCTGCTCGCTCACCTGGTCTGGGAGAACCTGATGTGGGCCGGGCTGGCCGACGGCGCCCCGCGCTCCGACGCCGGCGCCGACCACCTCGGCGAGGACCACCTCGCGGCGTTCCAGGCCGCCGCGCACAGTGCGCTGGCCGCCTTCCGCCGCCCCGGGATGCTCGACCAGCGCTACGGCCCGGCGCCCGGCCGGCGGCTCGTCGAGCAACTGGTCATCGAAATGCTGGTGCACGGCTGGGACTTGGCCGCGGCCGTCGGACGGCCGCGGGACCTCGTTCCGGACCTCGCCCGGGCGGCCCTGCCGGTGGTGCGGGAGGTCTGCGACGGGCTGCCGCGGACGGCGGGTGGGTCCTTCGCCCCGTCCCGGCCGGTGGCCGACGGCGCGCCCGCCCTCGACCACCTCGCCGGCCACCTCGGACGCGACGTCAGTCGCTGGTGA
- a CDS encoding alpha/beta fold hydrolase produces MSQTPTADLTHRLVSTPAGRTHLVEQGTGPLVILVHGFPESWYSWRHQLPALAAAGYRAVAIDVRGYGRSSRPAAVDAYRMLDLVADSAAVVDALGERTAAIVGHDWGANIAATAALVRPEVFHAVGLLSVPYAPRGGPRPSEVFERLGGEEEFYVSYFQQPGRAESEIEPDVRGWLAGLYAALSGDTMPAPGAPDPHFVSPGGRMRDRFPTDRLPSWLDEAELDAYAAEFERTGLTGALNRYRNMDRDWEELAAYDGAPITQPSLFVGGGADASTTWLADAIEAFPTTMPGLMSSHVLDGCGHWIQQERPEELNRILLDWLARLPA; encoded by the coding sequence ATGTCACAGACACCCACCGCCGACCTCACCCACCGCCTGGTGTCCACCCCCGCCGGCCGGACCCACCTGGTGGAACAGGGAACCGGACCATTGGTCATCCTCGTGCACGGGTTCCCGGAGTCCTGGTACTCCTGGCGCCACCAACTCCCCGCCCTGGCCGCGGCCGGCTACCGCGCGGTGGCCATCGACGTCCGCGGCTACGGGCGCTCCTCCCGGCCCGCGGCGGTGGACGCGTACCGGATGCTCGATCTGGTCGCGGACAGCGCCGCGGTGGTGGACGCCCTGGGCGAGCGGACCGCGGCGATCGTCGGCCACGACTGGGGCGCCAACATCGCCGCGACCGCCGCGCTGGTCAGGCCCGAGGTCTTCCACGCGGTCGGCCTGCTCAGCGTGCCCTACGCCCCGCGCGGCGGACCGCGCCCCAGCGAGGTCTTCGAACGGCTCGGCGGCGAGGAGGAGTTCTACGTCTCCTACTTCCAGCAGCCGGGCCGCGCCGAGTCCGAGATCGAGCCCGATGTGCGCGGCTGGCTCGCGGGCCTCTACGCCGCGCTGTCCGGCGACACCATGCCGGCGCCGGGCGCGCCCGACCCCCACTTCGTGAGCCCCGGGGGAAGGATGCGCGACCGCTTCCCGACCGATCGACTGCCGTCCTGGCTGGACGAGGCCGAACTCGACGCCTACGCCGCCGAGTTCGAGCGGACCGGCCTGACCGGAGCCCTGAACCGCTACCGCAACATGGACCGCGACTGGGAGGAACTGGCCGCCTACGACGGCGCCCCGATCACCCAACCGTCGCTCTTCGTCGGCGGCGGCGCGGACGCCTCCACCACCTGGCTGGCCGACGCCATCGAGGCGTTCCCCACCACGATGCCCGGCCTGATGTCATCGCACGTCCTCGACGGCTGCGGCCACTGGATCCAACAGGAACGCCCGGAGGAGCTCAACCGGATCCTGCTCGACTGGCTGGCCCGCCTGCCCGCCTGA
- a CDS encoding lanthionine synthetase LanC family protein, with translation MTAAGGARAAVDEAEALAADALRWLLRCARQVDGDGLAWAGTPSGDEPDPALYGGTAGIVPVLLEARRHFGDDRYGDAALRAARSVSAAVEDCANSSLYGGLAGLAFVLRAVDDELGAPDAAGAADRALASVRARFDGTRWGDWFDLIGGNAGIGLGALAAGDLDLAVLAVEPYLRTAERSSGNAAGVQWESRTGWSWRYHHMSHGTLGIAYALVRIGRVAGRTDMIELAREGMAGVVARNDAGPAGFLVPHSDPRQRHELIERYSYGWCHGPAGDAQVFRLLRDALDETGWQGLADRCWHTLTHSGLPRRLRPGFWDNNGRCCGTAGVLALACDRMVEQGDRPHFARRLVTDLVSRATRDADGVRWSNLDPRSTPNSLEPRTGWAAGNAGIVRELLRFVRISRGGDPAYAVTWPDQPAVSQAGWNRTLPGQAPRAGAAVRQAGVRRAGGPASRAGSG, from the coding sequence ATGACGGCGGCGGGCGGGGCGCGGGCAGCGGTGGACGAGGCCGAGGCGTTGGCGGCGGATGCCCTGCGGTGGTTGTTGCGGTGCGCGCGGCAGGTCGACGGCGACGGACTGGCCTGGGCCGGCACCCCTTCCGGGGACGAGCCCGACCCCGCCCTCTACGGCGGCACGGCCGGAATTGTTCCCGTACTCCTGGAAGCGCGGCGGCACTTCGGCGACGACCGCTACGGTGACGCCGCCCTGCGCGCCGCCCGCAGCGTGTCCGCCGCGGTGGAGGACTGCGCGAACAGCTCCCTGTACGGCGGGCTGGCGGGGCTGGCGTTCGTGTTGCGGGCGGTCGATGACGAACTGGGCGCTCCGGACGCCGCCGGTGCCGCGGATCGGGCGCTTGCGTCGGTGCGCGCCCGGTTCGACGGGACGCGCTGGGGTGACTGGTTCGATCTGATCGGCGGCAACGCCGGCATCGGCCTGGGCGCGCTCGCGGCCGGCGACCTCGACCTGGCCGTGCTCGCGGTGGAGCCCTATCTGCGCACGGCCGAACGGAGTTCGGGGAACGCGGCCGGTGTGCAGTGGGAGTCGCGCACGGGGTGGTCCTGGCGGTACCACCACATGTCACACGGCACGCTCGGCATCGCCTACGCGCTGGTCCGCATCGGCCGGGTCGCCGGCCGCACCGACATGATCGAGCTGGCGCGGGAGGGCATGGCCGGCGTCGTAGCGCGCAACGACGCCGGCCCGGCCGGCTTCCTCGTCCCGCACTCCGATCCGCGGCAACGCCACGAGCTCATCGAACGCTACAGCTACGGCTGGTGCCACGGCCCGGCCGGCGACGCCCAGGTCTTCCGGCTGCTCCGGGACGCGCTCGACGAGACCGGCTGGCAGGGCCTGGCCGACCGCTGCTGGCACACCCTCACCCACTCCGGCCTGCCGCGCCGGCTGCGGCCCGGCTTCTGGGACAACAACGGTCGGTGCTGCGGCACCGCCGGCGTCCTGGCGTTGGCCTGCGACCGGATGGTGGAGCAGGGTGACCGCCCGCACTTCGCGCGCCGACTGGTCACGGACCTCGTCTCCCGCGCGACCCGGGACGCGGACGGCGTCCGGTGGTCGAACCTCGACCCCCGGTCCACCCCGAACTCCCTTGAACCCAGGACCGGTTGGGCGGCTGGCAACGCCGGCATCGTGCGCGAACTGCTGCGCTTCGTCCGGATCAGCCGCGGCGGTGATCCGGCTTACGCGGTGACCTGGCCGGACCAGCCGGCGGTGAGCCAGGCAGGGTGGAACCGGACGTTGCCCGGCCAGGCACCGCGGGCGGGTGCGGCCGTCCGCCAGGCAGGCGTCAGGCGGGCAGGCGGGCCAGCCAGTCGAGCAGGATCCGGTTGA
- a CDS encoding ABC transporter ATP-binding protein, which produces MRYVDLTGSREAAGRAIRMSDMAKRLPQLVRRSLALAWRVDRAATVGLLLCQGATGVMQALGLVAISGTLTALLTSGDIYQRLLHAWPSVVLLAGAAGVRALLGITVTWLSSRLGPLMSREAEQMLLTGCAEVELSAYDEPDFNRDREAADRGAQVTGDLINEGQDLIASAASFLAGAVVLAGVHWALLPLLVAASLPQAVAQVSAARVRYLANLRSNGDARMLSVLRWHIFTREAADQIRAGTMAGFLSDRYRQTVARINREDRAAADKSARMSLTGSLCGGLGSALVWAAVVWLLATGHISVGHAGTAVFALQTVGQSVRGLVAIGARAVRTGLYMDDWSGFLDKAGGFRMSRGAVRPRPPREIELRAVSHRYAGKGRDALSGVSLTLRRGEVTALVGFNGSGKSTLSKLASGLYLPTEGQVLWDGVPTGDADPQALWQQVALVPQDYAHWPLTVRENITLGQPSPRGDVAVREACAAAGADEVVDKLGAGLDTLLAREWLNGEELSGGQWQRIALGRAFFRQAGLLVLDEPTANLDPRAEYRIFQRLRDLAQDRVVLLVTHRITNVAVADRIVVLDEGNVVQEGTYQQLAHEPGLFQQLLSYQVTSGTDEGTDTKELSP; this is translated from the coding sequence ATGCGGTACGTGGACCTGACCGGCAGTCGGGAGGCGGCCGGCCGCGCCATCCGGATGAGCGACATGGCCAAACGGCTACCGCAGTTGGTGCGCCGGTCGTTGGCGCTCGCCTGGCGGGTCGACCGCGCGGCGACCGTCGGGCTGCTGCTGTGCCAAGGAGCCACCGGTGTGATGCAGGCCCTGGGACTGGTCGCGATCAGCGGCACCCTGACCGCGCTGTTGACCAGCGGGGACATCTACCAACGACTGCTGCATGCCTGGCCGTCGGTGGTCCTCCTCGCCGGTGCTGCCGGAGTGCGTGCGCTGTTGGGGATCACCGTCACCTGGCTCTCCTCCCGGCTCGGCCCGCTGATGTCGCGCGAGGCCGAGCAGATGCTGCTCACCGGCTGCGCGGAGGTGGAGCTGTCCGCCTACGACGAGCCCGACTTCAACCGCGACCGGGAGGCCGCCGACCGCGGGGCGCAGGTCACCGGGGACCTGATCAACGAGGGGCAGGACCTGATCGCCTCGGCGGCGTCGTTCCTCGCCGGGGCGGTCGTGCTGGCCGGGGTGCACTGGGCGCTGCTGCCGCTCCTGGTGGCGGCCAGTCTGCCGCAGGCCGTGGCGCAGGTCAGCGCCGCGCGGGTGCGGTACCTGGCCAACCTGCGCAGCAACGGCGATGCCCGCATGCTGTCGGTGCTGCGGTGGCACATCTTCACGCGGGAGGCCGCCGACCAGATCCGTGCCGGCACCATGGCCGGCTTCCTGTCCGACCGGTACCGGCAGACGGTCGCCCGGATCAACCGCGAGGACCGGGCCGCGGCCGACAAGAGCGCCCGCATGTCCCTGACCGGCTCGCTCTGCGGCGGCCTGGGATCGGCCCTGGTGTGGGCGGCAGTTGTGTGGCTGCTCGCGACCGGGCACATCAGCGTAGGGCACGCGGGGACGGCGGTCTTCGCCCTCCAGACGGTGGGACAGTCGGTCCGCGGACTGGTCGCCATCGGGGCACGTGCCGTGCGCACGGGCCTGTACATGGATGACTGGAGCGGCTTCTTGGACAAGGCGGGCGGGTTCCGCATGTCCCGCGGCGCGGTCCGGCCCCGGCCGCCACGGGAGATCGAGCTCAGGGCCGTCTCCCACCGCTACGCCGGCAAGGGCCGCGACGCGCTGTCCGGCGTCTCGCTCACCCTGCGCCGGGGCGAGGTCACCGCCCTGGTCGGCTTCAACGGATCGGGCAAGTCAACGCTGTCGAAGCTGGCCAGCGGTCTGTACTTGCCGACAGAAGGTCAGGTGCTGTGGGACGGCGTCCCCACCGGCGACGCCGACCCGCAGGCCCTGTGGCAACAAGTCGCCCTGGTGCCACAGGACTACGCGCACTGGCCGCTGACGGTCCGGGAGAACATCACCCTCGGGCAGCCCTCGCCCCGCGGCGACGTCGCGGTGCGCGAGGCGTGCGCGGCCGCCGGAGCCGACGAGGTCGTCGACAAGCTGGGAGCCGGCCTGGACACCCTCCTGGCCCGCGAGTGGCTCAACGGGGAGGAGCTCAGTGGCGGCCAGTGGCAACGCATCGCCCTCGGGCGGGCGTTCTTCCGCCAGGCAGGCTTGTTGGTACTGGACGAGCCGACCGCCAACCTGGACCCCCGGGCCGAGTACCGCATCTTCCAACGGCTGCGGGACCTGGCGCAGGACCGCGTGGTGCTGCTGGTGACCCACCGCATCACCAACGTGGCCGTGGCCGACCGGATCGTGGTCCTCGACGAGGGCAACGTCGTGCAGGAGGGCACCTACCAGCAACTCGCCCACGAACCTGGCCTGTTCCAGCAACTGCTGTCGTACCAGGTCACATCCGGCACCGACGAAGGCACCGACACCAAGGAGCTCTCCCCGTGA